A window of Toxotes jaculatrix isolate fToxJac2 chromosome 11, fToxJac2.pri, whole genome shotgun sequence genomic DNA:
ATTACTCCTAACTTCTGTTAATCCAGTGGCCGCATGAATGCAAACTTTTACTGTCACACAGTACACAACTGTTGTAACAACATCTTTTATATGATTATAAATAGTGTTAAATATAATCTGGTTGAAAAACAGttcaaaatgacatttatttaacatgaCAGATGTTCTAAATATATGATGGACTGTATGAGTGAAGGTGTACCTTGGTTCATATGAaacatctaaataaataaattaattaataacacTGGTCTGGTCTATCCATACACTGTATCTGCTGCACTAAAGCAGCCCCCAAGTGAGTTGAAGCCCAGTTTAACAAacctcagatttctgttgtCTGTCACTCACAACCAGTATActaacaaaagacaaacaactgTTTCCAGTGAAACGAAAGCTGACAGGCACATTCCCCACACACCAGCACACTGGCAGAGGCATCACAGTTAAATGTCATAAACGGTGTCAGACACTGTTCTCAAGACCGAGACACAATGAACAACCCTGCgggcctcctcttcttttccccTTACTTGCCCCCCAACTCCCccactcttttcatttccccttcacacacacacttttttgtctctgtctgtttcaacaaggtctgtctctgtctgagtctTCTCATCTCTCGCTGCTGTTCTGTCAGCATTTGGTCCTTTGTGCGCCTTGTAGGTCGCGATCTGCGGGTTTGACATTTACAGAAGACTCTGCTACTGTAAAATGGACAACTCTGAACAAAGGCAGAtatgagagatagagagaggcaTCCccaacaagagagagagaaaaagaagagatgaaagcgagagatgagagacagaaggaggggtGCGTGTATTGTGATTTGGGAAATGGCTTCTGTTTCCAGGAGCGATTAGGCTTTGAAGCTGAGCACTTCACCACTGACTGCACTGTCAggcatgctctctctctctctctctctctctctctctctctctctctctctctctctctctctctctctctctctctctctctctctcctcacttccTCGCACTCTCCTACTCTTGCAGATGCAGAGATTCCCACTCTGTCAACACGTCCACACATCGCTCAAAAAGCTCTCAGAGAATAATGAAGTTCCCCCTCCGTTCGCCTCCTTCTCTCCACTGTGGGAACACTTGGCAGCAGCAGTTCCATAACACTATGTGACAGACAGCAAAGTGCCTGCACGCAGATGCACTGACTCAGCCACACTATCTACTCAACACTTGCTCACATGCACTAACAACCTTGTTTTTCctacaaaatgtttaaaaggcTCCTGGTGGCACACTTGTTATCTCAGGTGAGGTCATGCCATCAATGCTTACCTCTCAGTCTTTTGTCTTGCAGCTGTTTTGCGACCCCCcgccacctccctccctccctccctcgttttctctttttcttttctctacaCTCTGcctcacagacaaacactctTAAACAACCTCCATCTCAACGCTtacctttgtctttctctttcttctgctcCCACGCTCGCTCGAAAAAGTCCGCCTGGGTCAGCCACGCAGAGGAAAGCAAGCTGggccagcagagagagagagagagagaaggagagagagaaagatggggagagagagagagagagagcgagagtgtGTGATGAGCAGATGCAGATAGGagacacaaatggggggggtctAGCAGTGTGCAAATTGGATgatgagaaggaaggaaggaggaaaggaaggaaggaagaaggtggaggaggagtgaggaggaggtggaggaggaggaggggaaaaggggatggtggggggggggggcagctctCAGCTGCACTGGTATGAATATGACGCAGAGGCAGCAGCCAGAGccacttctcctcttctctcctctcctctcctctctagcCCCATCCCTCCCATGCCCAccgagagagaggagagagggggagagagagagagagagagagagagagagagaaagagagagagagagggcactGTATCCATGGCAACGGCAGAGCAGCGGTAGGTAGCAGTTAGGGAGTGTGTTGGGGCACAGTagtgttcctctctttctctgtttctctcagaaACTGGCTGTAGAGGAAATATGAGCAGCACTGGATTCTTTAGGACGTGACAGGTAATGAGAGGCAGACTGTTTGGGCCTGTTGCATCTCAGACACGTGGGAAACAGGCACCAAGGACACACACGTTTGCTCTACcgtaaatgcagaaaaaaagaaaaaagaaacagggaaCCTCAAGGAATGAAATAAGTaactttaaatgtaaaaaaaacaaaaaaaaaaacataaagtctAGGACAGGGGTATTGtgaaacactgcaaacacaatgaTTTGAGACAGATTATAGACAAGTGATTTACAACTTCTCCAAAAGTAAAGAGAGGACTTAAACCAGAAAACTCAAACTGAGATGAAAACATGAGCAACAGTAAAAGGAAACCCTCAAACAAAACAGTGCAAATGCAAAGTTGTCTTGTTGTGACACTGCTACGGCCATTTCATACATGTTTTTGCTGAGAGTGATGTACATTTTTCCTATACGTCTACACTTGTCAGGAGCAATTTAGGGCTCAGTGTCATGCAAAAGGATACGATATAAAGAATGTAGACATGAGGAGCCAGCGATCACACTACACACCCTTTAAGTGTTTGCAAAGCCAACTACTAAACtaacattacatttttgtttttatgccaTAGCACATAAGTAAAATGGTATTGTCCTTCATATGGAATTCATGTTCTTCAAAGGAAATGCAGTTAGGGACACAACTAATTAGTGAGACTTGTAATTGTTGCCTTAGGGATACCTGGATCGACGCCAGAAAAGATATTGCATGCAGCTACCCTACAGTGGGTCTGTAACCcggtgtgtctgttgttttgtgACTGCTTGGCAACAAGGATGCGTTCTCAAACTCACCACAGTGCGTGTGTGAGTTTACTGAAGGGCTCTGTCACCAATGAGGAACAGATTTTAAAACTTTACAAACAGCAGTggcagaacacagcagagaaTGAATGACAAATAGATACACAGAAAAAGTGGTAAACCACAATGGAAGACcacagtgtgcgtgtgtctgcgtGTGGGCTCACCTCTAATCCATTTCTGCCTGTGGGACATTGGGAATTGCCCGTGGCTTTTCTGTGCCATGCAGTTCCAATCCTAATGAGGAACACATCACCCCCACTTTTGTATTTGACCCAATTTAATCTCTACCTCTGTGCGTTCACAGCCTGTGTTCTTGTTCACTCGTCGTACCTTTCCTTCATGTATTCCACTAAGTAACAAACAGACATCCACCACCGTCCTTTGTTTAATTTACCTTCACATTTACCTTCACATCTCTGAGGGAAAACAACTTTTCGTCTCAGTGTGATGTTTGGTTAGTCCTCATACAGTCATAAATGTTTATATAGTGGTTTTCTCTTGtgcagttttcattttgtatgTGGCTAAAGGGTTAGTGTTATACAATTACATAGGTCTAAAGCTGGAGAtaaagtctgacaaaaaaaataaaatctttactcaaggtccacttaccaCCTTTTTGCAGAGCTTTAATTGCATTTCCAAGTCTTCATCAGCTTATGCAGTTTGTTCAGTTGTCATCACTTGATAACAGGTGGACATGTATAGGGGGAGACTGTGTccactgcctctgtctctgtgatggATGTGAATGGCCTCCTTGATCTTTCTGTAGCCTTCCACTGAAACATGGACAACAGAGGATATCGTGTTAATTTTCAGGAAAAGAtgttctttcaaaataaaggtttgTTTACACAAGCAGAATAATACTGGGAGTCTGTAGAGCTtttgctgaacagcagccactgagGCCAAAAGTGGCAACTGCAGGATAATAAttgtttttgggaaaaaaaaaaagtcattcagtCAGAAAACTGACACAGTAAGTCAAAGTACCTAGTATGTGAATATCTAGCTCAACCCATCATGTAATGTTAACTTGATATAGTGAATGATATACCGACAGCAGAATGcaatctgaaacaaaaacagagaaatttgAAATTCCATGACTGTCACTGTAACACAACAGCGTGAGCAAAATAATACAATGTCAACAATTTTGTTGTCAGAAGAGATGTGTGCTTTAGCTATGACACAAATTACACTTCAGTCTACAGGAGAAACAATCTCCACACAAAAGATATTTTTCCCATCCCAAGAACAACATAAGAGTCTTGTTTCCCCTCCAGTACTGGAGAGCCCTCCTTGCTTCCTTGTTTTTACCGTCATTGAAAGTACAATAATTTACACTAAACCTGCAGGAGCTGAAAtgccacacagaaagaaaagaaccaAGTAACAGCCTCAGAACTGCCATTTAACCTGTTCTAAAACACTATAATGTTTAAAGACAATGAAGATtcttgaaaataataataattgtctgtgtttattatgtacatatacataatAAACACAGAATAGTTTCACATAGTCTGTGAACTGTGAAGTATCACAAAGAAATTGTATAACAATACAGTTGGTATTCAAATAGGAGGTCAAGATTAGACAATGCACGatacatttgttttttagtttgaaTTCATTTCTCAAAACTCCTTTACTGGTAATCACTTAACAGTTTGTAGATGAATTTTAAAAAGCCTTTccctgaaaagaaaagcagacagtATTAACAATCAAACCATTTTATCTGGGTCAACCTCTAAATCATGTGATGAGCAACCAAGTGTTGTTGGAAGAAATTACCCATAACACTGAGAGTTTgtgcgttgttgttgttgttgttgctgcagagaGTGCTGCATGTTGTGCATACTGTCTGTGTACTCCTTCTAATGTTACCAGATTCCTGGAGGGTTTGTGAGCAGTTTGCTGTGTTGTTATACAGGGTTGTGTTACATTCTAAGGTGATTCTGATATGTTTGTTGCTCCATATGTGTAAATACagcagacaaaacatttttcactataATGGTGTCTGTAACAAAAACATCATAATCTTCAGGGTTTTTtccattaactgattaatcCTTATATATAATCAATATATCGttaataaaatgtaagaaaactgtatgaaaatgCTGATCATGCTCCCAGAGTCCAGATTTCTTGTTTTATCCAAgcaacagttcaaaacccaacaatactcattcacccattcgcaattatataaaacaaaacaacggAAAAATAAGCAGCAAATCATCAGTTTTGAGAGGATAGACCCtgcaaatgttttgatttttttttttttttttttttttttgcttaataaaATGCCCAATCAGCtatcaaaattgttgctgaTTAGTTTTCTGTGCTTCGACTATTAGTTCCAGCACTTATTCACATGACCTTAAAAGAAAGTTGATAAAAAGGAGCATTTAATACAGCCAACATGTTTTCCTTTATGTTGGTATCTAGTCCTGTTTATCACATACTGCAACCTACCTGCGTGTGTTTAGTGCTGTTTCTGCCACTGTTAACGTTATGTGTacgttgataaaaaaaaaaaaagtaatgttaaattattaaaataaaaaagcgaCTGCAaaagtcatatatatatattggaCGTATcgtgtgttttttccctcttcgCTTTGCAGCACAGATAAAACAGCCGGCCACCACAAGGCAGTGTGGGTATTAAATAGAACTACAAAGAAACGTGGTCAGGTAACCCTTGACCCTCCGCGTCACTTTGCGTCATTTTGCCGGGAATGTCGGACCACGTGTGTCGTGCCGGCGTGCTTGCTCACTGACGCGCGGCTCATCACTTCTCACTCTGAAACCAGCCGGGGCTGGGAGTATACTCGCAAGATGGCGGCGCGGTGGGGAGCAGGCGAGGAGACTTTAATTGCGTGCAATATGGAATTTTTCCCCATGGATACACTAGATGAGGTAAATAATATGTTCTGTGCTTTACTTCCCAACATGTAATACCACTGTTactagctgtgtgtgtgtttttagacgCAGGGCAGagcgtgttgtgtgtgtacgAGCTGTACACTGCGCATGGAAAAGTGACACGTGGATGCATCCGTGGTATTACTAGTAAAACTTATTCAAAAACTACTCAGTGTTTTGTGGTGCTAACAGCCAGATAATGCTCTCATGGTGTATTTGTTAAATAATGCGTAATGCTTGATTTTAATGTGCTGAGAGTTTTTAGCTGTATGTCAGTGCTAGCTGGTGAGTCAGTGTAGCTTGGCCGGCCGGCTACTGAACGACGCAGGTTTCCTCCCTTATAATATGAATAGTGGTCCAAACAAATGAAGTGACAGTTGTGTATTTTATCAGTACCTAACCTGACATATGCACCAGCTGTATGATCGATATCAGTAATGGCATTTAAGCTCTGTCAGTGGGTGTATGTGCAGAAGCACTCCTTGTTCTGTGAATCAACTGATTCATACACACGTGGTAACAAACACTGGAAGATGCTAGTCCTCCAGCTTTATCATCACTGCAGTGtgaatgtttacttttttgtttgtttgtctgtctgtgtgacagtggCCGTGgtgcagtttttcagtttttgctaTGGTGTGGTTTACAGGCTTCATGCCAGCACATTGCAGTAATGTGTCATCAGCTCAGTGGTGATGCACACCACGAAGCTCTTTTATATTTAGATAACGATTGCAGTCaatgcatttacacacaccTGTGGGATTATCTACTCTCACGCTGCAGCAGCATGCCaagttttcattcaaaacctgtgtgtgtatatctacATGTGGTTTAGTCGTGGTGGATCACATGTTGGATTCCTTGACGCATGCGCAGAAGAGACGGTCGGTTTAATCTCTGCATATAGTTTTCCATAGAGTTTATAAGTGAGTACTTGTAGTTGTCTGACGTTTAGGGTGTCAACACGCATTTAAATGCGATCGTTCAGTTTGTACTTGTTTAAAATATGAGACATGAGTGGGGATGCCTGGGTTTGTTGTAGTGGAACACGTGGGCAGGGTAGCCTCCCTTTTGGACGGGGTGAGGCCAGGATCAAACATGTCTGCGTAGACAGAAACACGTGGGTCACTGTAGGAGATCAGTGCGTTTTTAGATGAAAGTGCAAAATATTCTaagttgtgttttctctcctagAGAAACTTCTATGCTTGACTTAATGTTATGCATATGACTCAGATTTGAACAGTTATGTTCCAAGTGAGCTTTCTACTAGCAGTATTACTATTTGTtaagttttatatttatttgttaaacttttattttaaatgtatgtcaGACTTCCCaatgtttttttgcagtttgcACTTTGTTATAATTGATTATGAAGTTTTATATATAAGTTATAACTTCTGTTGATAATTCAAGTGTAATTTGGAGTCCTGCATGTCCAATAGGTGCATGCTCTGATGTGGTTATTTATTTCTGATTATTGGAAAATGTTTgtggtattttgttttcttctcttcttcaaaCTGGAACTAAAAGCACGTGCCCTCCCTTGCCCCTCTGGGGTTTCCTTTTCTGATTCTCACTTTCAAATGCCTGACTTGAGCTTTGGCTCATTCTCAGCTCATACCACCATTTAAATAAGTCTGACTTTTGCACAGACCAGATGCTGACAAGGTAAACATCCttgtcaaacacacaatagACTAAGATTATAAACCATACTCCAAATTACCTCTACATGTGCAAACCTGTACTTGAAAAATCATAGCATGCATACACATTACACTTTCTTATGAAATCAACTTGCTGCCAACACAAAGCACCAAGTTGAGcattaaacatttgtttaatGTAGGATTAAgttgtttaaaatgttcacaTATGACAGTTGTCAAATTCTGGTCATGTGTCTGCTGTCTCCATCCACTGTTACTGTAATTGAAACATAAGTAGCCGCTGGTATGTATTTATGGGTGGTATAGATAGTTTTTGCCTGaatcatgttttcagttttgctttgtCCCACCCTCACTCCCCCAGACTGCTGGGCTGAGCTCTGGAGAAACTCTGGAGGTCCTTCATGGCTGCTTAGACCCCTCCATCCTTTCGATCTTTGAGGACACACCAACAATAGAGGCAAGACTCATTTCACATGGTTGAACTTAAGTATTACTGCAACCCAAAAGAAATCTGTGACATGTAAGCCTTGTATGGTTGTTTGTTTACACTCCCTATAGTGCATGCTTTGACCTATTTTCCATGTGTTTATTTAGACTAAGGGATTGGATGAGGAGAGCGATGCCACGCTGCTAACCGCCCTGACAGAGATCCTTGACAATGTGGATGATGAAAACCTGTCCCCATTTGACACACTGCCTGACTCAGACCTGCTGTCGGGTCAGAAGGGCAGGGAACACTCTCCGGTTAGTGCCCAGCTGTCACACATAACTCTCAAAGTGTCTCCTGCTCTCGACATCCCCCATCTGGCCTTTGAGCTTGgggcagagagagtgaaaggggGTGGAAGGACAGCATGCTGACTTCTGTGGTTATAAATATACTTCttgttcattgtttttagaTGTTTGTAAAAGTAAGATTTACTCCTAAAGTGCATAAGTATTAATGTCCTCATGCTTTTATCTTTCACTCTCCAGCTCAGGAGACTGCTGTGTCTGTCCCGTTCCCCTCCCGAGAAAGACACTCTCTGTAGCGCAAGACCTATATCAACTGGAAAGGTAGCTTTGCAAATGATCAGTGTGTATTTAAACTAGAACAGCTGACAGATTTCAGAGTTTGACTGGATATTTGTTTCCTTGTCTGCACCCAGAGCCTCCCCAGAATGCAGGTAGATTCTCTTCAGAGGAGTGACGGAGAGGAAGAAGACGATGGCTCCCTCACTCTGAGCCCAGTGAGGCAAGATTCATCTCCCGACAATGAGCTGTTAGACTGGGAAGGTTCAACCCTCCTGCTTCCTAACAGCTTTGAGCAGGAGGGTGAAGATGGTGTTTCAGTTAGCCTGGGAGACTTGGTCAGGAACATTCACCCGTACTGTATGGCTATTTGTGTAGAGAATGACGACGGGGAACAGATGTTGCCAGAAGGAGGCATCTTACTCGAGGTTGTTGATCAGGGAGAGAACGGAGAACCCATCCTGGCTATCCAAGACACGGATCTCCCAGTCTTTCTGCCACTTACAGAGCAGGCTTCAGAAAATGAGCAGATACTTAGAGATGAAGCAAAAGAAGTGGCTTCTGACAGCTCGGAGCATATAGTTGTCGATGATGAAGATGTAGCAGTGGATGAGGCTCCAGTGAAAGTTACAGCCCCTGCAACACCAGACCTATGTACAAATGTGAAAGATGAGATGGTCAttaagaaacagaaagaagaggttAAAAAGAGAAGCCCCTccaggagaaaaaagaaaaagaaatgcaagGAACAGCGTCAGCCTGAACCTGTGGAGGGAAGGATCCTTAGGAGTGGCACAGTAAGAAAGATGGCACAGGAAGTACCCAGAAAACCTGAAAGAAGGTCAGtcaaagaagagaagaaacaacaagaCCCACAGGTTCTAATATCTGCGACCtcagcttcttcctctgtcaaaCCTAAGAAACTAAATCCATgccaaactgaaaaacagaaaacagaaatcaccACTACAACACTATTGCCTGAAATGAATGTGCAAGTTGCCACATGTGACTCACTCAGACAGGACACTTCTCTGTTAGAAGACATCCCAGAGAAGAGTCAGCCTAGCGGCTCACCCACAGCAGTGAGCTCCCAACAGCCTGACGAAGCCCCTGAGCAGCTGGGCCCAGCCCCCGAGAAGCTGGAAGACTCAtcagcagctccctctgctgtccTTGCCCCACTGTCTTCAGAAAGCCCTGCGGCTGCTGCTAGTGCCGTCACACTCCATGTGACACCACCTGTTTGTGAAGCCCTCCCTCCTGTGGCCATTGCACTCCCAGAACCGAAACCCAAATCACTCAGTCTAGAGGAGTACCGGCGGCTCAGACAGCAGAAAAAGCCAACACCGGTGGAAAAACAAGATGACAACAGCACCAAGTGGCCCAGCCTTCCAGAGCTTCCTAAAGAGCTCACCCCGATTCCCTGCCTGCCTGACCCCAGCCCTAGGGATTCTCGGCGCCCCAGCCCCCAGGCAGCAAAGAAGGAATTAGAGGAGGTCAAACCTGCCTGGCAACCAAGGGGTCCAGCAGCACCGCCCACCCCTGAAGCACTACTGGTGCCACCAGCCTACATGGTTGCTTCATCCACCAAAGTTTCAGCTGCTACTGCTGTTCCTAAACCCCAGCAAACACCTGAACCTTCCAAACCATCTCTGCCTAAAAATTCCTCAGCTCCTGTCCCTGATTCAGTGAAGGATTTACCCACACATCAACATACCATTGCTCAACCTACAGTACCTTCTGTGCCTCAGAGCTCTGGGTCTCCAGCTTCTTTAAAACATGCCACTCAGTTCACGTCGTCAGCAGATGGGAAATGTTCTCCGGTGCTTTCAGGAGAAAAGGGTGGAGTCCGTGAAAGCCCCCAATCTCAGCCTGTATCTCTTAAATCTGCAGAGCTGAGTAAAGCTTGTCCTAAAACCACTACAGAGTCGATCAAACCCACCGCTGCTACTTTGTCTACTCCCAGTGTCCCCCATAAGACCACTGTTGTTTCCCAAAAGGTGCCTGAGGTCACTGCTGCTACCACATTAAATACCCCCATCACAGCTGGTAGCAAGTCCTCCAAACCCACAACCAATGGTACTCAGCTCTgttcttcttcagctgctcaTACCTCAGACATACCTCAGAGTCTAAAGGCAGAACCTGATGTGCTTGAAACTAAAGAGAACCCCACTACAATAGTGAAGCCCCAAAGGCCAAAGAGCCCCACACAGGAGCTGATTGAGGCCTTCACCAGTGAGATAGGTGAGCTTAAAGATGATTgctgaaaaatatttcagttttgttcatGAAAGGCTGAtaatatttagcattttatttccatgcctttttttttgatggAAGCCATGTTGGGctttcttgtaaacaaagaaGTTAAGTGGAATACTAACAactggtattttttatttttacaaagcCTTCAAGGGAAAATTGCCTTGTCTGTGTCTCAGGTCTGCTGCTCTGGAGCTCTAGCATGCACGTTAATCTGCTGCAGTAGTTGCTGATGTGCAGGAGCCCCCTATCTGAAATAATTTGGGAAAGGCTGTGTCTGCGTTTAGTGCAGTAGAATAATATGCTGTGTCACTGTAAAAATCGAAACTCCTGCACCCCTCTGTAACTTTGAGATTATTCTCTGTAGTCATCCTACACTTGTGTCACTTTAATTGAGCCCGTATGCTGTTTGTTACACCCTGTCCTATGTAAACAATGGTTAAATAAGTACAGTTATAATAATCCTATGCATAATGTTGTGATCTCTTTCTGTAGGTATTGAAGCTGCTGATCTGACCAGCTTGCTGGAGCAGTTTGAGGAAACCCAAGGTAAACAATAATGGCAAATTTTTACTTTGTTGATTGTGTCTGAAAGACGTTCACAGTTTCGTTTTTTTGGTCATGCTCAATTTCTGCCAAAGGGTGGTTGTAGTAAGCCAGTAGTGTAGTGGGTCACATAATTTAGTATCAGGCTAAATGTAGTCAGTGTCAGTTTTCCTGGTTTCGTAATGATGGGAAGTGGCATACAACATTACAGCATTATCTTTGGTCAGCAGTAGTGGGTCAGTGGGCAGAAGGactaagatttaaaaggatagCCATTAAAGAGTTTCACTGATCACAACAAATACACTGCCATAGTGCATATACTTAAGACTGGGGTCATCAGTGAATTCAGATGACCATTCCTTAAGAATCTGACCAACAGAGCAGGTACAAGGTTTAGCCCAGAGTTCATAGTTAAGAAAAGTGACGTACGGAGCAAAGATATTATTAGGTCGTTCATATGAACCTGAAGCTTATCTGCTTATGTATTTAATGTTCAAAGATTGTAGAGGTcttctgactgtttttttttctatcgaAACATTCCCCTTTAAGAGATGGATgcggtggttggggggggggggggggggggggtgcagagaAATTGCTTTGTGCTCTTGCCTGCTCAGCTGCTGGAATTTTGCCCTGTCCGCAAATCCATTTAACTCTCGCCCTGCTGTCTTTGTTTGGGTGGATGTACAAGCCCCAGCTCTAACAAGTGCCTGGGCTGTGTGTGCCATTACTGATGTCAGTGGATGTTATTGAACCATCAAACTGTGTGCTGTGGCTAATGTAGCTGCCGACCATTTGGTGGAATTCTTTTCAAAA
This region includes:
- the pprc1 gene encoding peroxisome proliferator-activated receptor gamma coactivator-related protein 1, with amino-acid sequence MAARWGAGEETLIACNMEFFPMDTLDETAGLSSGETLEVLHGCLDPSILSIFEDTPTIETKGLDEESDATLLTALTEILDNVDDENLSPFDTLPDSDLLSGQKGREHSPLRRLLCLSRSPPEKDTLCSARPISTGKSLPRMQVDSLQRSDGEEEDDGSLTLSPVRQDSSPDNELLDWEGSTLLLPNSFEQEGEDGVSVSLGDLVRNIHPYCMAICVENDDGEQMLPEGGILLEVVDQGENGEPILAIQDTDLPVFLPLTEQASENEQILRDEAKEVASDSSEHIVVDDEDVAVDEAPVKVTAPATPDLCTNVKDEMVIKKQKEEVKKRSPSRRKKKKKCKEQRQPEPVEGRILRSGTVRKMAQEVPRKPERRSVKEEKKQQDPQVLISATSASSSVKPKKLNPCQTEKQKTEITTTTLLPEMNVQVATCDSLRQDTSLLEDIPEKSQPSGSPTAVSSQQPDEAPEQLGPAPEKLEDSSAAPSAVLAPLSSESPAAAASAVTLHVTPPVCEALPPVAIALPEPKPKSLSLEEYRRLRQQKKPTPVEKQDDNSTKWPSLPELPKELTPIPCLPDPSPRDSRRPSPQAAKKELEEVKPAWQPRGPAAPPTPEALLVPPAYMVASSTKVSAATAVPKPQQTPEPSKPSLPKNSSAPVPDSVKDLPTHQHTIAQPTVPSVPQSSGSPASLKHATQFTSSADGKCSPVLSGEKGGVRESPQSQPVSLKSAELSKACPKTTTESIKPTAATLSTPSVPHKTTVVSQKVPEVTAATTLNTPITAGSKSSKPTTNGTQLCSSSAAHTSDIPQSLKAEPDVLETKENPTTIVKPQRPKSPTQELIEAFTSEIGIEAADLTSLLEQFEETQAKEEQFMPEVSGRAAAVGNSSFESAPEKTAVERVKANDLSSTAALTPPATPPHQMWKPLAPVALLGKSKATEASKSSPSKVIQIEARPLPSVKSRSKPTPAAATVDPDLACMDHDYCIPNKGTSTGEPGKRWNVKQQSFITIKPIKQPTTATAQTPPAVLSSSGSSATKSAVTTKTQDFSLPLHHRTDGMESSSVLETPDASPTRLETDSTIKEESPRRRGPFGRAYRRHAASRSPSPRSSPKERTGGRSRKRRSHRSPSPMSSGSESHSSRSRSRSHAPSRKRYRPRHSESSSSSSSRSSSRSSPSVSRSPPRRRRYSYSSSRSGSWSRSRSRSRSPQRRAQWGRSAPFNSSSYSHGYGHSAKTNTEEVKRRKEKAIEERRVVYVGRIRGTMTQKELKERFSYFGEIEECTLHFRDQGDNYGFVTYYNTKDAFTAIENGGKLRMPDELPFDLCFGGRRQFCQTGYSDLDSNREYDPLPAKGKFHAVDFDTLLKQAQQNLKR